Part of the Aquamicrobium lusatiense genome is shown below.
CGTGAACATCAGACGATCCTTACCCATTCTGCGAAACCGTCCTGATCGAACTGCATTTCGCGCAATTTGCGAAAACCTTCCGGTATCCGGTTGGGATCAACCGGTGCGGGAAGCCCCTCGGGTCCCACCTCCACCGCACCCCGGAACAGAACGATGCGGTCGACGAGGCCCTCGTCGAGAAACGACCGGGCAATCGCCACTCCACCTTCGACGATCACGCTTGACATGCCAAGCGCTGCCAGATCCTCAAGCAGTTCCGGCAGGGCGATCCTGCCGTCGTGAACCTCGGTGCCGATGAAGCGCACGCCCTGCCGCTCAAGGGCGGCCCTGCGCTGCGGATCGGCTTCGAGGCTGGAGGCAATGTAAAGGGGCACGCGGTCGACGCCGGAGATCAGCCGTGCGGTCGGAGGCAGCCTGATTTCGCTGTCCAGGATGATGCGCGCCGGCGATCGGTTCTCAAGCCCCGGCAGTCGAACCGTCAGTTCCGGATCATCTTCAAGCGCGGTGCCAATGCCAATCAGAATGGCGTCCGCCTCCGTGCGCATGAGGTGAACCTCGCGGCGCGCCACCTCGCCGGTGATCGCCACCTGCCCCTGCCCTTTTGCGCCGATCTTGCCATCGCTGGAAAGCGCCATCTTGAGAATGACCTCGGGGCGCCGCTTCAACGATCTCATCAGATAGCCTGAGAGCTGGTCCGATGCCTCCGCGGCCAACACGCGCTCCGTCACCTCCACGCCGGCCTCGCGCAATATGGCATAGCCCTTACCGGACACGCGCGGGTCGGGATCGCTTGCCGCCCCCACGACGCGCGCTATACCTGCCCTGACCAGTGCCTCGGCGCATGGCGGCGTGCGGCCATGATGCGCGCAGGGTTCCAGCGTCACGTAGGCAGTGGCGCCCCGCGCAAGCTCACCGGCTTCCGCCAGCGCCTCGGTTTCAGCATGCGGCCGTCCGCCGATCGCCGTCACGCCGGTGCCCACGATCATCGGCCCGGCCCCGTCATCACGAACGATGATCGTGCCGACAGAAGGGTTCGTGGAGGTGCGACCGCTGTTGCGGCGC
Proteins encoded:
- the ribD gene encoding bifunctional diaminohydroxyphosphoribosylaminopyrimidine deaminase/5-amino-6-(5-phosphoribosylamino)uracil reductase RibD produces the protein MGGTGDPEQDELDRRFMAAALRLSRRNSGRTSTNPSVGTIIVRDDGAGPMIVGTGVTAIGGRPHAETEALAEAGELARGATAYVTLEPCAHHGRTPPCAEALVRAGIARVVGAASDPDPRVSGKGYAILREAGVEVTERVLAAEASDQLSGYLMRSLKRRPEVILKMALSSDGKIGAKGQGQVAITGEVARREVHLMRTEADAILIGIGTALEDDPELTVRLPGLENRSPARIILDSEIRLPPTARLISGVDRVPLYIASSLEADPQRRAALERQGVRFIGTEVHDGRIALPELLEDLAALGMSSVIVEGGVAIARSFLDEGLVDRIVLFRGAVEVGPEGLPAPVDPNRIPEGFRKLREMQFDQDGFAEWVRIV